In Paenibacillus ihbetae, the following are encoded in one genomic region:
- a CDS encoding WXG100 family type VII secretion target, with protein MTKIRVVPEFLNQQGAAVSGIAREVQQLQERMQHRIQSMAWETKHRAQVEQRLSQCRAACQAVVSRLEQNGSQLVKKAGDFSQTDQTLGNQLAFGKQAVAHVSPHLLLQTSLAQGGSNKNAPPVTAAGVEFNALAPFGGGADQWSSNPIAAAGVLFGTATASGTMYKYWDMYRKGFGVWLERDRRGNLRANVTNGMLANIRKKSYAEYNWRNHPRIPKYVLASAAVKDSLSWKGGKLGYAGIAMQTVGNLATNIRENKSGAKIAGDAAVDIGVGVGTVVASAAAGAKAGALIGTAVGGPIGTLAGAAIGFGVSVGASYVMDGIKFADFDGDGKKDTVTEGLKMGAEKIGSTIAGWFK; from the coding sequence ATGACGAAAATACGTGTAGTGCCTGAATTTTTAAACCAGCAAGGAGCAGCGGTATCCGGCATCGCCCGAGAAGTTCAGCAGCTTCAGGAACGGATGCAGCATCGCATTCAGAGCATGGCTTGGGAAACCAAGCACCGTGCCCAAGTAGAGCAGCGGCTGTCACAGTGCCGGGCAGCATGCCAAGCAGTAGTCAGCCGGCTGGAACAAAACGGGAGCCAGCTCGTAAAAAAAGCGGGAGATTTCTCGCAGACGGATCAAACGCTGGGGAATCAGCTCGCTTTCGGCAAACAGGCGGTTGCGCATGTAAGCCCGCATCTGCTGCTGCAGACCAGCTTGGCCCAAGGAGGCAGCAATAAAAATGCTCCTCCCGTCACGGCAGCCGGCGTCGAATTCAATGCGCTGGCCCCATTCGGCGGCGGGGCCGATCAATGGTCCAGCAATCCGATTGCGGCAGCCGGCGTCCTGTTCGGAACGGCGACGGCGTCGGGGACGATGTATAAATATTGGGATATGTACCGCAAAGGCTTCGGCGTGTGGCTGGAGCGGGACCGCAGGGGGAACCTGCGTGCCAACGTCACGAACGGGATGCTTGCGAATATCCGTAAAAAATCATATGCGGAATACAATTGGCGGAATCATCCCCGTATACCAAAGTACGTGCTTGCCAGTGCTGCGGTAAAGGACTCGCTCAGCTGGAAGGGCGGAAAGCTGGGCTATGCAGGCATTGCCATGCAGACGGTCGGCAATCTGGCCACCAATATTCGCGAAAATAAGAGCGGCGCCAAAATTGCAGGGGATGCGGCCGTTGATATCGGCGTCGGGGTCGGTACAGTGGTTGCTTCGGCAGCGGCGGGAGCGAAGGCCGGCGCATTGATCGGGACGGCGGTCGGCGGTCCGATCGGAACACTGGCCGGCGCGGCCATCGGCTTTGGCGTATCGGTCGGGGCATCCTACGTCATGGATGGCATTAAATTCGCGGATTTTGACGGCGACGGGAAGAAGGATACCGTGACTGAAGGCTTGAAGATGGGGGCGGAGAAGATCGGTTCAACGATTGCCGGCTGGTTCAAATAA
- the pyrF gene encoding orotidine-5'-phosphate decarboxylase codes for MNASYQEMAGRLMVALDFPDAGRAMELVRRLEGIPCYMKVGMQLFYAAGPDFVRELKAAGYSVFLDVKMHDIPNTVKGGSHSVTRLGVDMFNVHAGGGLAMMQAAIAGAEAAVADTPGLAMPTVIAVTQLTSTSRQVMNEEIGIAGSVEDTVVRYASLARQAGLHGVVASSLEVEAIAAACGKAFKTVIPGIRPAGSDVGDQKRVLTPGEAIRKGSHYLVVGRPITAASDPRQAAEQIIEEMIQA; via the coding sequence ATGAACGCCAGCTATCAAGAAATGGCGGGCCGCCTGATGGTGGCCCTGGATTTTCCGGATGCCGGCCGCGCGATGGAGCTGGTGCGCCGGTTAGAGGGTATTCCATGTTACATGAAAGTCGGCATGCAGCTCTTCTATGCTGCAGGTCCGGATTTCGTAAGAGAGCTGAAGGCAGCAGGGTACTCCGTGTTCCTGGATGTCAAGATGCATGATATTCCGAATACCGTAAAAGGCGGCTCGCACAGCGTTACCCGGCTTGGCGTGGACATGTTCAATGTCCACGCCGGCGGCGGGCTGGCGATGATGCAGGCGGCAATAGCCGGGGCGGAAGCCGCAGTGGCGGACACCCCGGGTCTTGCCATGCCTACGGTTATCGCGGTCACGCAATTAACGAGCACGAGCCGCCAGGTTATGAACGAAGAGATCGGTATCGCAGGTTCGGTGGAGGATACCGTCGTTCGATACGCATCGCTTGCCCGCCAAGCCGGACTTCACGGCGTTGTGGCTTCTTCGCTTGAAGTGGAGGCCATTGCCGCAGCCTGCGGGAAGGCGTTTAAGACCGTGATTCCGGGCATCCGGCCGGCAGGCTCGGATGTGGGCGATCAGAAGCGGGTGCTGACACCGGGAGAGGCGATCCGCAAGGGCAGCCATTATCTGGTTGTCGGCCGTCCGATTACGGCCGCTTCGGATCCGCGGCAAGCCGCCGAACAAATTATTGAGGAGATGATTCAAGCATGA
- a CDS encoding glycoside hydrolase family 25 protein produces the protein MQSRSVSHARGIDVSRWQGSIDWKQVREAGISFVFIKASQGSALEDPKFVENAQGAKAAGLLIGAYHFLAAASVVGARQEAKHFVETMKKAGPLAWFDLPPALDYENNPAGISRAAINQVAAAFLEEVERLTGRQPILYTGNAFAANFDESLGKYDLWIARYSETRVPDDRPAWTTWTFWQYTDAGRINGITGKVDLNVYAGTLPDLKAYASRGSREDGAADPPEGTRDVSPWAEASWREAVENGYLDDARPGAPMTREEAAVLVHRLLRELRQLIEDQERRIESLEREPDII, from the coding sequence ATGCAATCCAGAAGCGTTTCGCACGCGCGGGGAATCGATGTAAGCCGGTGGCAGGGAAGCATTGATTGGAAGCAGGTTCGGGAAGCGGGGATATCCTTTGTTTTCATCAAGGCCTCTCAAGGGAGCGCGCTGGAGGACCCGAAATTTGTTGAGAATGCGCAGGGAGCTAAAGCCGCAGGCTTGCTGATCGGAGCCTATCATTTCCTAGCGGCGGCAAGCGTTGTGGGGGCAAGGCAGGAGGCAAAGCATTTTGTCGAGACCATGAAAAAAGCGGGCCCGCTTGCCTGGTTCGATCTCCCGCCGGCGCTTGATTATGAGAATAATCCGGCAGGGATCAGCCGCGCAGCCATCAATCAAGTTGCGGCTGCCTTCCTTGAAGAAGTGGAGCGATTGACTGGAAGGCAGCCGATTCTATATACCGGCAACGCGTTCGCGGCCAATTTCGATGAGTCCTTGGGCAAGTATGACCTGTGGATTGCAAGGTACAGTGAAACCCGGGTTCCGGATGACCGTCCGGCATGGACCACGTGGACCTTCTGGCAATACACCGATGCCGGACGGATTAACGGCATAACGGGAAAGGTGGATCTGAATGTTTATGCCGGCACCTTGCCAGATCTGAAAGCGTATGCCTCCCGGGGAAGCCGGGAAGACGGTGCGGCTGATCCGCCCGAAGGGACTCGCGATGTCAGTCCTTGGGCCGAAGCGAGCTGGCGGGAAGCGGTCGAGAACGGCTACCTCGATGATGCCCGTCCCGGTGCCCCGATGACGCGCGAAGAAGCGGCCGTCCTTGTGCACCGGCTGCTGCGCGAGCTGCGCCAGCTGATTGAGGACCAGGAGAGACGGATCGAGTCGCTTGAACGGGAACCGGACATTATATAA
- a CDS encoding alpha/beta fold hydrolase, which yields MDTDMEVGSLKLYVKESGNEDASRMMVFLHGGGVSGWMWNKQVSFFKDSWCLVPDLPGHGRSPVEHGSFTIQGTVEQLCELISEKADGREVVVVGFSLGAQILVDMLCRNPDLIHYAVVNSALLRPMPAALRMIAPSVRLSFPLMRRKWFSKLQAGTLYVGEDDFEQYYAESLQMNRELLVSVLTENMSYSLSPKIAESHAKLLVTVGEKERGIMRKSAEDLVTCCSAAAGIVFPGVGHGIPLASPELFNHTVDGWIKTGGVSSDVNLIRANPR from the coding sequence GTGGATACGGATATGGAGGTGGGGAGTCTGAAGCTGTACGTCAAGGAAAGCGGCAATGAAGACGCTTCGCGGATGATGGTGTTCCTGCATGGGGGCGGCGTAAGCGGTTGGATGTGGAACAAACAGGTATCCTTTTTTAAGGACAGCTGGTGTTTGGTCCCCGATTTGCCCGGCCATGGCCGGAGCCCCGTAGAGCATGGCTCTTTTACCATACAAGGAACCGTTGAACAGTTATGTGAGCTTATTTCGGAAAAGGCGGACGGCAGGGAGGTTGTTGTTGTCGGCTTTTCATTAGGTGCGCAGATCCTTGTGGACATGCTGTGCCGGAATCCTGATCTTATCCATTATGCCGTCGTAAACAGTGCGCTGCTGCGTCCGATGCCGGCAGCTCTTCGGATGATCGCACCGTCGGTTCGTCTCAGTTTCCCATTAATGAGGAGAAAATGGTTTTCCAAGCTGCAGGCCGGCACGCTGTACGTTGGCGAGGACGATTTCGAGCAGTATTACGCCGAATCGCTTCAGATGAACCGGGAGCTGCTCGTTTCCGTGCTAACGGAGAATATGTCCTATTCGCTCTCGCCGAAGATTGCGGAATCGCATGCGAAGCTGCTGGTAACGGTCGGGGAGAAGGAGCGGGGAATCATGAGAAAATCGGCGGAGGATCTGGTAACGTGCTGCAGCGCTGCTGCCGGCATCGTGTTTCCGGGCGTCGGGCACGGCATACCGCTTGCCAGTCCCGAGCTGTTTAACCATACCGTTGACGGCTGGATTAAGACGGGGGGCGTCTCCTCAGATGTCAACTTGATCCGGGCGAATCCGCGGTAA
- the pyrE gene encoding orotate phosphoribosyltransferase: MSTLANIPQQIASYLLKIEAVSLRPHQPFTWTSGIKSPIYCDNRLTMSYPEIRETIAESFAAIIREQYPEAEAIAGTATAGIPHAAWVSQKLNLPMSYIRDKAKGHGKENLIEGLIKPGQKVVVIEDLISTGGSSLKAAQAVKDAGAQPLAVLAIFSYQLDKAVQAFAEAGIPMQSLSNYTALIDVALSEKRILQEDVELLKSWRANPSSFGV, from the coding sequence ATGAGTACACTCGCGAATATTCCGCAACAGATCGCATCCTATTTGCTGAAGATCGAGGCGGTATCGCTTCGTCCGCACCAGCCGTTCACCTGGACATCGGGCATTAAATCCCCGATCTATTGCGACAACCGGCTGACGATGTCCTATCCAGAGATTCGCGAAACCATTGCTGAGTCATTCGCGGCGATCATCCGGGAGCAGTATCCGGAGGCGGAAGCGATCGCGGGAACCGCAACGGCAGGCATTCCTCACGCGGCATGGGTATCCCAGAAGCTGAATCTCCCCATGTCCTATATTCGCGACAAAGCGAAAGGCCATGGCAAGGAAAATTTGATCGAAGGCCTGATCAAGCCCGGCCAAAAGGTCGTTGTCATCGAAGACCTCATCTCCACCGGCGGCAGCTCGCTTAAAGCCGCGCAAGCGGTGAAAGATGCAGGCGCACAGCCGCTCGCCGTGCTGGCGATCTTCAGCTATCAGCTGGATAAAGCGGTACAAGCCTTCGCCGAGGCAGGCATTCCGATGCAGAGCTTATCCAACTATACGGCTCTGATTGACGTAGCGCTTAGCGAGAAACGGATCCTACAGGAGGATGTGGAGCTTCTCAAATCCTGGAGAGCGAATCCGTCGTCCTTCGGAGTATAA
- a CDS encoding WXG100 family type VII secretion target produces MSGRIDVSPEELRRAAADIRSGSEYGGELVARLSQIIETLNAEWEGVSQQRFRTEAEETKAELMNFIALMQSVEQELMSIAARFAEADGQR; encoded by the coding sequence ATGTCAGGACGGATTGATGTTTCTCCGGAGGAGCTGCGCCGCGCGGCTGCCGATATCCGCAGCGGGAGCGAATACGGCGGCGAACTGGTGGCGCGCCTGTCGCAAATCATCGAAACGCTGAACGCCGAATGGGAAGGCGTATCCCAGCAGCGCTTTCGGACGGAGGCGGAGGAAACGAAGGCGGAGCTGATGAATTTTATAGCGTTGATGCAGTCCGTGGAGCAGGAGCTGATGAGCATAGCAGCCCGGTTTGCCGAAGCTGACGGTCAGCGGTAA
- a CDS encoding polysaccharide deacetylase family protein, with product MNRQAIVLLLTLITAFGAAHGHADANSMPSSAKKRSYYEERGDIVWEVPTDNKVIALTFDDGPHKEHTAQILNLLQQYDARATFFVVGSRVEKFPELVARALDEGHEIGNHSYSHPPFYNIGADALRKELTKTQDAIYQAAGIRSVLFRPPGGRYNDAIVSASKETGMLTVLWSWHQDTLDWRKPGVNAIVRTVLKNARNGDIVLMHDFVPGSDQTVEALKTILPELKERGFSFVTVSELLSYHEKSHKHIEVND from the coding sequence ATGAACAGACAAGCCATTGTTTTACTTCTAACCTTAATCACGGCATTTGGCGCAGCTCACGGACATGCCGATGCCAATTCCATGCCTTCCTCGGCGAAGAAAAGGAGCTACTACGAGGAGCGTGGTGATATTGTGTGGGAAGTGCCGACCGATAATAAAGTGATTGCCCTTACCTTTGACGACGGCCCCCATAAGGAGCACACGGCACAAATCCTTAACCTGCTCCAACAGTATGATGCCAGAGCGACTTTCTTCGTGGTGGGTAGCCGTGTCGAGAAGTTTCCCGAGCTCGTAGCACGGGCGCTGGATGAAGGGCATGAAATCGGCAACCACTCCTACTCCCATCCTCCATTCTATAATATCGGGGCAGATGCCTTGAGGAAGGAATTGACCAAGACACAGGATGCGATTTATCAAGCTGCGGGGATCCGCTCTGTATTGTTTCGCCCCCCCGGAGGTCGCTATAACGATGCAATCGTCAGCGCGAGCAAGGAAACCGGGATGCTCACCGTCCTGTGGTCCTGGCACCAGGATACGCTGGATTGGCGCAAGCCTGGCGTTAATGCTATCGTGCGGACCGTCTTGAAGAACGCCCGAAATGGCGACATCGTGCTCATGCATGATTTCGTACCGGGCAGCGATCAGACGGTCGAAGCGCTCAAAACGATCCTGCCGGAGCTTAAAGAACGGGGCTTCTCGTTCGTTACCGTATCCGAGCTGTTGTCTTATCACGAAAAATCGCATAAGCATATCGAGGTAAACGATTAA
- a CDS encoding DUF4176 domain-containing protein, with amino-acid sequence MKEQTLLPNGSIVILKEGEKKLVIYGRKQILALDEPILYDYLACPYPEGYISPEFSYVFNHEDIAEVIFTGYTDEEEENFQEVLAEA; translated from the coding sequence ATGAAGGAGCAGACGCTGCTTCCGAACGGCTCTATCGTCATTTTAAAGGAAGGCGAGAAGAAGCTTGTCATTTATGGACGCAAGCAAATTCTGGCCCTCGATGAGCCGATCCTGTACGACTATTTGGCCTGTCCGTATCCGGAAGGGTATATCAGCCCGGAGTTTTCCTATGTGTTCAATCACGAGGACATTGCGGAAGTGATATTTACCGGATACACGGATGAGGAGGAAGAAAATTTCCAAGAAGTATTGGCTGAAGCTTAA
- a CDS encoding MFS transporter, translating into MSLLLRNNGAILLLMFNIFLVFTGIGLVIPIMPTYMSELHISGGTVGMLVAAFSLTQLLFSPLAGRLSDNMGRKRIIIAGMLVFAVSEWLFGVASSPVLLFASRMLGGIGAALIMPAVMAYTADVTSKEERAKGMGFINAAITTGFIIGPGIGGFIAEFGIRVPFYAAAVAGAVAALITLLMLPESAAQKQVQASPGQKQPSLAVQLARSYREPYFLSLIIVFVLSFGLANYETVFGLFVDHKFGFTPTDIAMIITFGSISGAVVQATIFGWILNRFGEKRVITISLITAGICILLTLFVHKYWLIFLVTFLVFLSIDILRPAIGTQMSKLAGDQQGYVAGLNSAYTSLGNIAGPLVAGYLFDLDINYPYISASIVLILCFILAMRAGRAWTATENAVPERG; encoded by the coding sequence ATGTCGTTGTTACTTCGTAATAATGGAGCCATTCTGCTCCTTATGTTCAACATCTTTCTTGTTTTTACCGGCATCGGGCTTGTCATCCCGATCATGCCGACCTACATGTCGGAGCTGCACATCAGCGGAGGCACGGTAGGCATGCTCGTCGCCGCCTTCTCGCTCACCCAGCTGCTGTTCTCACCGCTTGCCGGAAGGCTGTCGGACAATATGGGCCGCAAAAGAATCATTATCGCCGGGATGCTCGTGTTCGCGGTTTCGGAATGGCTGTTCGGGGTCGCAAGTTCGCCTGTATTGCTATTCGCTTCCAGAATGCTGGGGGGAATTGGGGCAGCGCTGATTATGCCTGCCGTTATGGCTTACACCGCCGATGTGACATCGAAAGAAGAACGAGCCAAGGGGATGGGCTTCATCAACGCTGCCATTACGACCGGGTTCATCATCGGTCCCGGCATCGGCGGCTTTATTGCCGAATTCGGTATTCGCGTACCGTTCTATGCCGCTGCCGTTGCAGGCGCGGTTGCCGCCTTGATCACTTTGCTGATGCTGCCGGAGTCGGCCGCTCAGAAGCAGGTACAAGCCTCACCTGGGCAAAAACAGCCTAGCCTGGCGGTCCAGTTGGCCCGCTCCTATCGGGAGCCGTATTTCCTGAGTCTCATCATCGTATTCGTACTGTCTTTCGGTCTTGCCAACTACGAAACGGTATTCGGACTGTTCGTCGACCATAAGTTCGGCTTCACGCCGACGGATATCGCCATGATCATCACATTCGGATCGATCTCCGGAGCCGTTGTCCAAGCGACCATCTTCGGCTGGATTCTGAACCGGTTCGGCGAAAAGAGAGTGATTACGATCAGTCTGATTACGGCTGGAATTTGCATCCTGCTTACGCTGTTCGTGCACAAGTACTGGCTCATCTTCCTGGTAACGTTCCTTGTCTTCCTGTCCATCGATATTTTGCGTCCGGCCATCGGTACGCAGATGTCGAAGCTGGCCGGCGACCAGCAAGGTTATGTGGCCGGTCTGAACTCGGCCTACACCAGTCTTGGCAACATTGCAGGACCGCTCGTCGCAGGTTATTTGTTCGATCTTGATATTAATTATCCGTATATTTCGGCATCGATTGTCCTCATTCTATGCTTCATTCTTGCCATGAGAGCCGGAAGAGCCTGGACGGCGACGGAAAACGCAGTTCCGGAACGGGGATGA
- a CDS encoding TetR/AcrR family transcriptional regulator, which produces MKAKKEAVLEAGKRLFLEQGIMQTSMEQIAEAVPVSKMTLYNYYRSKEGLLNHVVDRLIEEMMTLYRGVMEQAKDPLEALTSLYKDQEKFRKIASQKFVTDLAKFPDQMKKLKQFNDKHVVPEFERLIFKGQQLGQFRKDISPQVLAAFLAFIKEFSARTEWYASLGSLNAVSEQLMTILYYGIIQREEPPEE; this is translated from the coding sequence ATGAAGGCGAAGAAAGAAGCCGTGCTGGAGGCGGGGAAGCGGTTATTTTTAGAGCAGGGTATTATGCAGACGAGCATGGAGCAAATTGCCGAAGCCGTTCCGGTGTCCAAAATGACCCTCTATAACTATTACCGCAGCAAAGAGGGGCTTCTGAATCACGTCGTGGACCGGCTGATTGAGGAAATGATGACATTATACCGCGGCGTGATGGAGCAGGCGAAGGACCCGCTTGAGGCATTGACAAGCTTGTATAAGGATCAGGAGAAATTCCGGAAGATTGCCTCGCAGAAGTTTGTCACCGACCTGGCCAAATTCCCGGATCAAATGAAGAAGCTGAAGCAGTTTAATGACAAGCATGTTGTGCCGGAGTTTGAAAGGCTGATCTTTAAAGGCCAGCAGCTGGGGCAGTTCCGGAAGGATATTTCGCCGCAGGTGCTTGCAGCCTTTTTGGCCTTCATTAAGGAGTTCTCCGCCCGAACGGAGTGGTATGCAAGTCTTGGGAGCTTGAACGCGGTCAGCGAGCAGCTGATGACAATACTGTATTACGGTATCATTCAAAGAGAGGAACCGCCCGAAGAGTGA
- a CDS encoding TetR/AcrR family transcriptional regulator: MNKKQQQSEDTKRRIAEAAKALFMQKGYKSTSIEDIVDATGSSKGNIYYHFKSKEGLFLHLIEEWDLEWFQKWMSTEEQYTTTMDKLFRMAEQLVKDDLNHPFTKALDEFITNNEAATEDVEQKISDIFNKRLEFNQQLLLQGIESGEFEKHNVEHLSIIFESLLAGLCQLTRITKLSDALPVYHSAMHVFLHGIAKK, encoded by the coding sequence ATGAACAAAAAGCAGCAGCAAAGCGAAGATACCAAGCGACGGATTGCCGAAGCCGCAAAAGCCCTGTTCATGCAAAAAGGATATAAATCCACGTCCATCGAGGATATTGTTGACGCGACCGGAAGCAGTAAAGGAAATATCTATTATCATTTCAAGAGCAAGGAAGGCCTCTTTCTTCATCTTATAGAGGAATGGGATTTGGAATGGTTTCAGAAATGGATGAGCACGGAAGAACAGTACACGACCACCATGGATAAACTGTTCCGAATGGCGGAGCAGCTGGTGAAGGATGACCTTAACCATCCCTTTACTAAGGCGCTCGATGAATTTATAACGAATAATGAAGCAGCGACCGAAGACGTTGAGCAGAAGATTTCCGATATTTTCAATAAGCGGCTGGAATTCAATCAACAATTGCTGCTGCAGGGCATTGAGTCAGGCGAGTTCGAGAAACATAATGTCGAGCATCTGTCCATCATTTTTGAAAGCCTGCTCGCCGGCTTGTGCCAGTTAACCCGCATCACCAAGCTGTCCGACGCGCTTCCGGTATATCACTCGGCGATGCATGTATTCCTGCACGGCATTGCCAAGAAATAG